The sequence CGCAAGAACGTCGCCCACGGGCAGGCGCACATCAAGAGCACCTTCAACAACACCATCGTGTCGATCACCGACCCGACCGGTGCGGTCATCTCCTGGGCCTCCTCCGGCCAGGTGGGCTTCAAGGGCTCCCGCAAGTCGACTCCGTTCGCCGCCCAGCTGGCCGCCGAGGCCGCCGCGCGCCGGGCCATGGAGCACGGCATGCGCAAGGTCGACGTGTTCGTCAAGGGCCCCGGCTCCGGCCGGGAGACCGCCATCCGTTCGCTGCAGGCCGCGGGTCTCGAGGTCGGTCAGATCTCCGACGTGACCCCGCAGCCGCACAACGGGTGCCGTCCGCCGAAGCGTCGTCGGGTCTGAGGGAGATCTAGAAGCAATGGCTCGTTACACAGGTGCGGACTGCAAGCGCTGCCGCCGCGAGAAGATGAAGC is a genomic window of Actinoplanes teichomyceticus ATCC 31121 containing:
- the rpsK gene encoding 30S ribosomal protein S11; this translates as MPPKARAGAAVKKVRRKERKNVAHGQAHIKSTFNNTIVSITDPTGAVISWASSGQVGFKGSRKSTPFAAQLAAEAAARRAMEHGMRKVDVFVKGPGSGRETAIRSLQAAGLEVGQISDVTPQPHNGCRPPKRRRV